The following proteins are encoded in a genomic region of Papaver somniferum cultivar HN1 unplaced genomic scaffold, ASM357369v1 unplaced-scaffold_10, whole genome shotgun sequence:
- the LOC113326943 gene encoding tropinone reductase homolog At5g06060-like → MGKTALVTGATKGIGHAIVEELAGLGAAVHMTARNENDIQQCLKNWKEKGYKVTGSVCDASVPADRETLIETISSVFEGKLNILINNVGTTVFKDSLDYIDEDHAKDMATTFDSGYRLSILAHPLLKASGTGSVVFISSVAGVVSIPHLSNYSACIGAINQITKNFACEWAKDKIRVNSVAPWYIKTNLVEEVVQEERFVDYLKAGTPMRRMADPNEVSPLVAFLCLPGAS, encoded by the exons ATGGGAAAGACTGCCCTTGTAACTGGTGCCACCAAAGGGATTGGGCACGCTATAGTGGAGGAGTTAGCTGGTCTTGGTGCAGCTGTTCATATGACTGCTCGAAATGAAAATGATATCCAGCAGTGCTTGAAAAACTGGAAAGAAAAAGGTTACAAAGTAACTGGTTCCGTCTGTGATGCTTCAGTTCCAGCTGATAGGGAGACGTTAATCGAAACTATTTCATCTGTTTTTGAGGGCAAACTCAACATCCTT ATTAACAACGTCGGAACAACCGTGTTCAAAGATAGTTTGGACTACATAGATGAGGATCACGCAAAAGATATGGCTACTACCTTCGACTCCGGATACCGTCTATCTATACTAGCACACCCTCTCTTAAAAGCCTCTGGTACAGGAAGCGTTGTCTTTATTTCATCTGTTGCTGGCGTTGTTTCTATACCCCATCTCTCCAATTATTCAGCGTGTATAG GAGCTATTAATCAAATTACGAAGAACTTTGCTTGTGAATGGGCCAAAGACAAGATACGCGTAAATAGTGTTGCACCATGGTATATTAAAACCAATCTCGTAGAAGAGGTTGTGCAAGAAGAAAGGTTTGTAGACTATTTAAAAGCTGGAACTCCGATGAGGCGCATGGCTGACCCGAACGAGGTTTCACCTCTTGTGGCCTTCTTATGCCTACCTGGTGCTTCATAA